TCTATGCGCTGTTAGAGGAGCTCGGCGTGAAAGAGAATGTCACTTTGGTGGTTCATGATTGGGGCTCCGGGCTAGGTTTTCACTGGGCAAAGATGAATGCGCATGCGCTTAAGGGCATTGCGTTTATGGAGGCCATAGTGGCGCCGGTGCCTGATTGGGCGTCATTTCCAGAAGATGCCGTCGAATTGTTTAAGGGGTTTAGGTCCGAGGCCGGCGAGCCGATGATACTAGACGATAACTTGTTTATTGAGTTCGTGTTGCCGGGCATGATCATGAGAACGATGACAGGCAGTGAAATGGACGAATATCGTCGGCCATTTGCACGAGCTGGCGAAGATCGCCGGCCAACGCTAACGTGGCCTAGGCAGCTCCCTATTGCTGGCGAACCTGAGGATGTTGTTAAAGCCGTTTCTGCTTACAGTACTTGGTTGTCGCAGACCCAAATACCAAAATTATTTGTGAACGCGGATCCGGGCGTATTAATAACCGGCGCTGTGCGGGATTATGTTAGATCGTGGCCTAATTTAAGCGAGGTCACTGTTGCCGGTCTGCACTTTATACAAGAAGACTCTCCCCATGAGATAGGCCAGGCCATTGCCGACTGGCATAGCGATCTGGTTTAGCGTTCTAAGGCTTTGAGTTTTTGACGGCCGAAATATATTGGCCATAAACCACAAAGTAAGATGGCGAAAGCGGGGCTGGCTAGGGATCAGCCTGCCTACGTCCCGCTTTTTCCAATGAGATACTCTGTTTTGGCGGGCTAACGCGTCCGCCGAAAATGACAGCGATGATGGTTCTGCTTGCTGCTAACACCGTTTAACGATAAATCATTGAACGCCCCAATACTTCTGCTATTACTTAACGACAGCCATCGTCTTATGTCTGCGTTTTGTGGTCGTCAGCGGACGATATTTGTGTGCCGTCTTCTAAGCGTGGTCAGCTCTTACGTGTTTAATTTTTCGCTTAGTAAACCGTTTCCAAGCCATTTCCCGCGTTGTGCAGGCATGTCCTGTAATGAATATTTTTAGTCCAAAAATGATAGGCCAATCACAGCTAACCTAAGGAGGCTTAGAAGTGTGACTAAAAACAATAAGGAGAGATGTAGTGATTGACCTAATTTTTGTTGAGCACGGCGGTGAGCGTCACCGGGTAAGCGCTCAGCCCGGCGGCAGCCTAATGCAGGCAGCTATCGACAACTCAATTCCCGGTATAGACGCCGACTGCGGTGGCTCCTGCGCCTGCGGTACCTGTCACGTTATCGTTGATTCAGAGTGGTTGGCTAAAGTAGGCAGTCCCAGTGAGAGCGAGGCATTAATGTTGGAAATGACGCCCGAAAACAGTGAACGCTCTCGTTTGGCATGCCAGATCACCATTGAGCCGGAAATGAGCGGCATGGTGGTAGCGATCCCTGAGTTCCAGATGTAGTACAAAAAATAATTGGAGTGACTGTTATGACTAGCCAAGCCGCGCATAAAGATTCTATTTTAGCGGATCCTTATTCTCTGCCATTAGAGAGTATAGATCTGAGTGATCCCAGTTTATATTCACAAAATCGCTGGCAAGATTATTTCCGTCGAGTGCGTGATGAGGATCCTGTTCATTATCAAAAAAACAGTCCGTTTGGTCCGTTTTGGTCAATTACCCGATTTGAAGACATTGTCGCGGTTGATACCAATCATCAGGACTTTTCTTCGGAACCGTTCATTATGATCGGTGAACCA
This window of the Zhongshania sp. R06B22 genome carries:
- a CDS encoding haloalkane dehalogenase gives rise to the protein MTDFSDQYPYPKQYKTIRGKRMAYIDQGSGDPIVFLHGNPTSSYLWRNIMPYLEGRGRLIAPDLIGMGDSEKLDNTGADSYSYAEHQTYLYALLEELGVKENVTLVVHDWGSGLGFHWAKMNAHALKGIAFMEAIVAPVPDWASFPEDAVELFKGFRSEAGEPMILDDNLFIEFVLPGMIMRTMTGSEMDEYRRPFARAGEDRRPTLTWPRQLPIAGEPEDVVKAVSAYSTWLSQTQIPKLFVNADPGVLITGAVRDYVRSWPNLSEVTVAGLHFIQEDSPHEIGQAIADWHSDLV
- a CDS encoding 2Fe-2S iron-sulfur cluster-binding protein; protein product: MIDLIFVEHGGERHRVSAQPGGSLMQAAIDNSIPGIDADCGGSCACGTCHVIVDSEWLAKVGSPSESEALMLEMTPENSERSRLACQITIEPEMSGMVVAIPEFQM